A single Natrinema sp. HArc-T2 DNA region contains:
- a CDS encoding DUF371 domain-containing protein produces MDEVIHARGHEHVSAEHASTFEVTTDDYLTPAGDCILAIEADRSPADFDPEFVAACQDADATITVTVEADGHTESVTGCGHPDLELTNERSAVGRTSDYVDDRTIMVGAEFAAEGFGHDLVAALADGAEATVTVSVE; encoded by the coding sequence ATGGACGAAGTCATCCACGCTCGCGGCCACGAGCACGTCAGTGCCGAACATGCGAGCACCTTCGAAGTGACGACTGACGACTATCTCACTCCTGCGGGCGACTGCATCCTCGCGATCGAGGCCGACCGTTCGCCAGCTGATTTCGACCCCGAGTTCGTCGCGGCCTGCCAGGATGCTGATGCGACGATCACGGTTACTGTCGAGGCTGACGGTCACACGGAATCGGTCACGGGATGTGGTCATCCCGATCTCGAGCTGACGAACGAGCGAAGCGCGGTGGGGCGGACGAGCGACTACGTCGACGACCGGACGATCATGGTCGGTGCCGAGTTCGCAGCCGAAGGGTTCGGCCACGATCTCGTCGCGGCGCTGGCCGACGGTGCCGAGGCGACGGTGACGGTCAGCGTCGAGTGA
- a CDS encoding alkaline phosphatase family protein, translated as MGLFDRLRGDGDPRVAFIGVDGVPYSLLSEHEELFPNFAALADDGTAAEISSIVPPESSACWPSLTTGKNPGETGVYGFQDREVGTYDTYVPMGRDVQANRVWDRVQEAGRTATVLNVPVTFPPQRDVQRMVSGFLSPDLEKAAYPDDVRDYLETLDYRIDVNPKLGHQDDKAEFIEDAHATVDARFEAFKHYIEEDDWDLFFGVFMTTDRVNHFLFKDYERDGEYKDDFIEFYQKVDDYIGRLRETLPDDVTMIVASDHGFTSLDYEVHFNEWLREEGWLSFQTDEPEELGDISTDTKAYSFIPGRFYINLEGREPRGSVPESEYDEVRDQLKADLEDLEGPDGNKVVDRVVEKEAAFRGDHDDIAPDLVAIPNKGFDLKSGFKANSEIFTTGPRNGMHSFDNTSLYIDDPEASIEDADLFDITPTILDLMEIDYSRGDFDGASLV; from the coding sequence ATGGGTCTGTTCGACCGATTACGGGGCGACGGCGATCCCCGAGTCGCGTTTATTGGGGTCGATGGCGTACCGTATAGTCTCCTTTCAGAGCACGAGGAACTGTTTCCCAACTTTGCAGCACTCGCCGACGACGGCACGGCGGCAGAAATCTCGAGTATCGTCCCGCCGGAATCCAGCGCCTGCTGGCCGTCGCTGACGACTGGGAAGAACCCCGGCGAGACCGGCGTCTACGGCTTCCAGGACCGGGAAGTCGGCACCTACGACACCTATGTCCCGATGGGCCGTGACGTCCAGGCTAACCGTGTCTGGGACCGCGTTCAGGAAGCCGGTCGCACGGCGACAGTACTGAACGTCCCCGTCACGTTCCCGCCACAGCGCGACGTCCAGCGGATGGTCTCGGGCTTTCTCTCGCCCGACCTCGAGAAAGCAGCCTACCCCGATGACGTTCGTGACTACCTCGAGACGCTCGACTATCGGATCGACGTCAACCCGAAACTCGGGCATCAGGACGACAAGGCCGAGTTCATCGAGGACGCTCACGCGACCGTCGACGCGCGCTTCGAGGCGTTCAAACACTACATCGAGGAAGACGACTGGGACCTCTTCTTTGGCGTCTTCATGACGACCGACCGGGTCAATCACTTCCTCTTCAAGGACTACGAGCGCGACGGCGAGTACAAAGACGACTTCATCGAGTTCTACCAGAAGGTCGACGACTACATCGGTCGGCTGCGCGAGACACTCCCCGACGACGTTACCATGATCGTCGCCTCCGACCACGGCTTCACCAGTCTCGACTACGAAGTCCACTTCAACGAGTGGCTCCGAGAGGAGGGCTGGCTCTCCTTCCAGACCGACGAGCCCGAGGAACTGGGCGATATCTCGACTGATACGAAAGCCTACTCGTTCATCCCTGGTCGTTTCTACATCAACCTCGAGGGACGCGAACCCCGCGGCTCCGTCCCCGAATCCGAGTACGACGAGGTCCGCGACCAGCTCAAAGCCGATCTCGAGGACCTCGAGGGTCCCGACGGCAACAAGGTCGTCGACCGTGTCGTCGAGAAGGAAGCGGCCTTCCGTGGCGACCACGACGACATCGCGCCCGATCTGGTCGCGATTCCGAACAAGGGCTTCGATCTGAAGTCCGGGTTCAAAGCAAACTCCGAGATCTTTACCACGGGGCCACGCAACGGGATGCACAGCTTCGACAACACGTCGCTTTACATCGACGATCCGGAAGCGTCGATCGAGGACGCCGACCTCTTCGACATCACGCCGACGATCCTCGATCTGATGGAGATCGACTACAGTCGCGGTGACTTCGACGGCGCGAGCCTCGTCTGA
- a CDS encoding inorganic diphosphatase, whose protein sequence is MVNLWEDLETGPNAPEEIYAVVECLKGERNKYEYDKDVPGVVLDRVLHSNVHYPSDYGFIPQSYYDDEDPFDVLVLVEDQTFPGCVIEARPVALMKMDDDGEQDDKVIAVPSEDPRYDHIEDLDDIPQQQLDEIDEFFETYKNLEEGKEVETQGWEDKQAAYDAIEHAQDLYEEHFE, encoded by the coding sequence ATGGTCAACCTCTGGGAAGACCTCGAAACTGGACCGAACGCACCCGAAGAGATCTACGCCGTCGTGGAATGTCTCAAAGGCGAGCGAAACAAGTACGAGTACGACAAGGACGTGCCGGGCGTCGTCCTCGACCGCGTGCTCCACAGCAACGTTCACTATCCGAGCGACTACGGTTTCATCCCGCAGTCCTATTACGACGACGAGGATCCCTTCGACGTGCTCGTCCTCGTCGAGGATCAGACGTTCCCCGGCTGTGTCATCGAAGCCCGTCCCGTCGCCCTGATGAAGATGGACGACGATGGCGAGCAGGACGACAAGGTCATCGCCGTCCCGAGTGAGGACCCACGCTACGACCACATCGAAGACCTCGACGACATCCCACAGCAGCAACTCGACGAGATCGACGAGTTCTTCGAGACCTACAAGAACCTCGAGGAAGGCAAGGAAGTCGAGACACAGGGCTGGGAGGACAAGCAGGCTGCCTACGACGCGATCGAGCACGCCCAGGACCTCTACGAAGAGCACTTCGAGTAA
- a CDS encoding PadR family transcriptional regulator — MSEAQSITGEQSIARELTAFQNNILVILAKEPMYGLAIKRELEDYYGTEVNHGRLYPNLDELVDLGLVEKSELDKRTNQYSLTDDGYEAVLDGIEWTLSKVVTGDDRADEIRDIVENSY; from the coding sequence ATGTCAGAGGCACAATCAATCACCGGCGAACAGAGTATTGCACGCGAACTCACCGCCTTCCAAAACAACATCCTCGTCATCCTCGCGAAAGAGCCGATGTACGGCCTCGCGATCAAGCGTGAACTCGAGGACTACTACGGAACGGAAGTAAACCACGGACGTCTCTACCCCAACCTCGACGAACTCGTCGACCTGGGACTGGTCGAAAAGAGCGAACTCGACAAGCGAACCAACCAGTACTCGCTGACCGACGACGGCTACGAGGCCGTCCTCGACGGCATCGAGTGGACGCTCTCGAAGGTCGTCACGGGCGACGACCGCGCCGACGAGATCCGCGACATCGTCGAAAACAGCTACTAG
- a CDS encoding rnhA operon protein: MTDPNAIDGDEDGDGAASDETDLPLDVVDEVERLTRLKRTAVDDNEATAYEDRRDDLLEEHDFTSRIRDDDGDDVLVLHPEEWHEDGVIRTDRIDDIDRAVEIPLEGAGDPDDWDDVDAHNRDLVATVRDAHGDVHGDNAAILADFAGNHYAKPIESLTGDELAEFRTDYFVRNAWPSDNQQEVIEESIELVFETADERAP; this comes from the coding sequence ATGACCGATCCGAACGCGATCGACGGCGATGAGGACGGTGACGGAGCTGCAAGCGACGAGACGGATCTCCCCCTGGATGTCGTCGACGAAGTCGAACGACTGACCCGCCTGAAGCGCACCGCGGTCGACGACAACGAGGCAACGGCCTACGAGGACCGTCGTGACGACCTCCTCGAGGAACACGATTTTACATCTCGCATCCGCGACGACGACGGCGACGACGTGCTCGTGCTCCATCCCGAAGAGTGGCACGAGGACGGCGTCATCCGAACCGACCGCATCGATGACATCGACCGCGCGGTCGAGATTCCACTCGAGGGGGCGGGCGATCCGGACGACTGGGACGACGTCGACGCCCACAACCGCGACCTCGTCGCGACGGTCAGGGACGCCCACGGCGACGTTCACGGCGACAATGCGGCAATCCTGGCCGATTTCGCGGGCAACCACTACGCGAAGCCGATCGAATCACTGACTGGTGACGAACTTGCGGAGTTTCGAACGGACTACTTCGTCAGGAACGCCTGGCCATCGGACAATCAACAGGAAGTGATCGAAGAATCGATCGAACTGGTCTTCGAGACTGCTGACGAGCGAGCCCCGTAA
- the rnhA gene encoding ribonuclease HI, with translation MPVIECDVETARERLEDAGVSVESGNTDHERWRASRGGATAVAYDDKIVIQGSDPRDLEALLRESGGRAHVYFDGGSRGNPGPAAIGWVIVTGDGIVAEDGETIGTATNNQAEYDALIAGLEAARDYGYDEIHVRGDSELIVKQVRGEYDTNNPELREKRVTVHELLAAFDEWTLEYVPRDVNERADGLVNEALDQA, from the coding sequence ATGCCGGTTATCGAATGTGACGTCGAGACGGCCCGCGAGCGACTCGAGGATGCGGGCGTTTCAGTCGAGTCTGGTAACACGGACCACGAGCGCTGGCGGGCCAGCCGGGGCGGGGCGACGGCCGTCGCCTACGACGACAAGATCGTGATTCAGGGGTCGGACCCACGCGACCTCGAGGCGCTGCTGCGCGAGAGCGGTGGGCGCGCCCACGTCTACTTCGACGGTGGCTCGCGAGGTAATCCCGGTCCCGCTGCGATCGGCTGGGTGATCGTCACGGGCGATGGGATCGTCGCCGAGGACGGCGAGACCATCGGGACGGCGACGAACAATCAGGCCGAGTACGACGCGCTGATCGCAGGACTCGAGGCTGCCCGCGACTACGGCTACGACGAGATCCACGTCCGCGGCGACTCCGAACTCATCGTCAAACAGGTTCGTGGCGAGTACGACACCAACAACCCTGAACTCCGCGAGAAGCGCGTGACCGTCCACGAACTGCTGGCCGCGTTCGACGAGTGGACCCTCGAGTACGTCCCGCGAGATGTCAACGAGCGCGCGGACGGGCTCGTCAACGAGGCGCTTGATCAGGCCTGA
- a CDS encoding transcription initiation factor IIB family protein produces MTRSTRQRERTRETDETEDQEGVRACPECESDNLVKDSDRGELICEDCGLVVEEEQIDPGPEWRAFNHQERQEKSRVGAPTTQTMHDKGLTTTIDWKDKDAYGRSISSKKRSQMHRLRKWQERIRTKDAGERNLQFALSEIDRMASALGVPRSVREVASVIYRRALKEDLIRGRSIEGVATSALYAACRKEGIPRSLEEISEVSRVERKEIGRTYRYISQELGLEMRPVDPKKYVPRFCSELELSEEVQTKANEIIEKTAEEGLLSGKSPTGYAAAAIYAASLLCNEKKTQREVADVAQVTEVTIRNRYQEQIEAMGIHG; encoded by the coding sequence ATGACACGGTCCACCCGCCAGCGGGAGCGAACGCGCGAGACGGACGAGACCGAGGATCAGGAAGGGGTACGTGCCTGCCCCGAGTGTGAATCGGATAATCTCGTTAAGGACTCCGACCGGGGAGAGCTCATCTGCGAAGACTGTGGGCTCGTCGTGGAGGAGGAACAGATCGACCCCGGCCCGGAGTGGCGGGCGTTCAATCACCAGGAACGGCAGGAAAAGTCCCGCGTCGGCGCGCCGACGACCCAGACGATGCACGACAAGGGGCTGACGACGACAATCGACTGGAAAGACAAGGACGCCTACGGTCGCTCGATTTCTTCGAAAAAGCGCAGTCAGATGCACCGGCTGCGAAAATGGCAGGAACGGATTCGAACCAAAGACGCCGGCGAACGCAATCTCCAGTTCGCACTCAGTGAGATCGACCGGATGGCCTCTGCACTGGGGGTGCCACGCTCGGTTCGTGAGGTCGCGTCGGTCATCTATCGACGCGCGCTCAAAGAAGACCTCATCCGCGGACGCTCGATCGAAGGCGTCGCGACGTCGGCGCTCTATGCCGCCTGTCGCAAGGAAGGAATTCCTCGAAGCCTCGAGGAAATCTCGGAAGTCTCCCGCGTCGAACGCAAAGAGATCGGTCGCACGTATCGATACATCTCGCAGGAACTCGGCCTCGAGATGCGTCCCGTCGACCCGAAAAAATACGTCCCGCGCTTCTGTTCTGAACTCGAACTGTCCGAGGAGGTCCAGACCAAGGCCAACGAGATCATCGAGAAGACGGCCGAGGAAGGGCTGCTGTCGGGCAAGTCACCAACGGGATACGCCGCGGCTGCGATCTACGCTGCCTCCCTTCTCTGCAACGAGAAGAAGACCCAGCGCGAGGTCGCCGACGTCGCACAGGTGACCGAGGTGACGATCCGGAATCGGTATCAAGAACAGATCGAAGCGATGGGCATTCACGGCTAG
- the gfcR gene encoding transcriptional regulator GfcR — MKNVDDLIESAAELASRGLSKGEIADELNVSRETASWLVERSGTTPQQTEEPAQPPANGVSGPQDIHVDWSAIGRDSKRMNYIASAMADMLAKHGEDVDLTIGIEKAGGPIATLVARELETDLGTYTPAKHQWEEGDIEELGGTFSRNFAGIRDRECYVVDDIVTSGTTMRETIEAIRAEGGKPLACVVLADKQGVEELEGVPVYSLLQVISVGKDD, encoded by the coding sequence ATGAAAAACGTCGACGACCTCATCGAGAGCGCGGCCGAGCTCGCGTCCCGGGGGCTCTCCAAGGGCGAGATTGCAGACGAGCTAAACGTCTCGCGGGAGACCGCGAGCTGGCTCGTCGAGCGCAGCGGCACGACACCCCAGCAGACCGAGGAACCGGCCCAGCCGCCGGCCAACGGCGTGAGCGGCCCACAGGACATCCACGTCGACTGGTCGGCGATCGGCCGGGACAGCAAGCGAATGAACTATATCGCCTCGGCGATGGCCGACATGCTCGCCAAACACGGCGAAGACGTGGACCTGACGATCGGTATCGAAAAAGCCGGCGGCCCCATTGCGACGCTGGTCGCACGCGAACTCGAGACCGATCTCGGAACCTACACGCCGGCGAAACACCAGTGGGAGGAAGGCGATATCGAGGAACTCGGCGGCACGTTTAGCCGAAATTTCGCCGGTATCCGCGACCGCGAGTGCTACGTCGTCGACGACATCGTCACCAGTGGCACCACCATGCGCGAAACGATCGAAGCCATCCGCGCCGAAGGCGGGAAACCGCTCGCCTGTGTCGTCCTCGCCGACAAACAGGGCGTCGAAGAACTTGAGGGCGTCCCCGTTTACTCGCTGTTGCAGGTCATCAGCGTCGGGAAAGACGACTAG
- a CDS encoding glucose 1-dehydrogenase has protein sequence MKAIAVQPGAGVPDVVERPVPEPAPGEALVRIHRVGVDGTDYEVIEGSHGGPPEGDDRLVLGHEAVGVVDDPNDTGLEAGQSVVPTVRRPPPGTETNEFFERGEPDMAPAGAYVERGIVGAHGFMAEYITSPAEFLVPIPADLAPWGFLVEPLSITEKALRHARASRSAFDWQPDSALVLGTGSLGLLTAAMFSAADDFERVYCLGRKDRPHPVIDVIERLGATYIDSRETPVPEIPAAYEPMDLVYEATGYAKHAFESIDALAPNGVAALLGVPGDWEFEVDGGHLHRELVLHNKAVIGSVNSNRSHFEAAIDTLAELPDWLLEAIVTGIYGLESVDRAFPHTATADDESAGTPDDDTTIKTAVEFTAI, from the coding sequence ATGAAAGCCATCGCAGTCCAGCCCGGAGCGGGCGTCCCCGATGTCGTCGAGCGGCCCGTTCCAGAACCAGCCCCCGGCGAGGCGCTCGTGCGGATCCACCGCGTGGGCGTCGATGGTACCGATTACGAGGTCATCGAGGGCAGCCACGGCGGCCCTCCCGAAGGCGACGACCGGCTCGTCCTCGGCCACGAGGCCGTCGGCGTCGTCGACGATCCGAACGACACCGGACTCGAGGCGGGCCAGTCCGTCGTCCCGACGGTCCGTCGACCACCGCCGGGGACGGAGACCAACGAGTTCTTCGAGCGCGGCGAGCCCGATATGGCACCCGCGGGCGCGTACGTCGAACGCGGGATCGTCGGCGCACACGGGTTCATGGCCGAGTATATTACGAGCCCGGCTGAGTTTCTGGTTCCGATCCCTGCCGACCTCGCTCCGTGGGGTTTTCTCGTCGAACCGCTCAGTATTACCGAGAAGGCGCTCCGGCACGCCCGCGCGAGCCGGTCGGCCTTTGACTGGCAGCCTGACTCCGCGCTCGTCCTCGGTACCGGCTCGCTGGGCCTGTTGACCGCCGCAATGTTTTCCGCGGCAGACGACTTCGAGCGGGTCTACTGCCTCGGCCGGAAAGACCGGCCACATCCGGTAATTGATGTCATCGAGCGACTCGGCGCGACCTACATCGACTCCCGAGAGACGCCGGTCCCCGAGATTCCGGCGGCCTACGAGCCGATGGACCTCGTCTACGAGGCCACTGGCTACGCCAAACACGCTTTCGAGTCCATCGACGCGCTCGCTCCCAACGGCGTCGCCGCCCTACTTGGCGTCCCCGGCGACTGGGAATTCGAAGTCGACGGCGGCCATCTACATCGCGAACTCGTCCTTCACAACAAGGCCGTCATCGGCAGCGTCAACTCCAATCGAAGCCACTTCGAGGCGGCGATCGACACGCTCGCAGAGCTTCCCGACTGGCTGCTCGAGGCGATCGTGACCGGGATCTACGGCCTCGAGTCCGTCGATCGTGCGTTCCCACACACCGCGACTGCCGACGACGAGTCGGCAGGAACCCCGGATGACGACACGACTATAAAAACGGCGGTCGAATTCACAGCTATATGA
- a CDS encoding HAD family hydrolase produces the protein MERYDLVYQLYDEYDTKTLREFQEFVDVFPAVDSRVALEHWQGATEELEERKDEIRSSFAAGETFAEIAARATRDQAFTALDLEAKYGRAVNVLVLDVDETLRSAGGTDNEIPRETLHLLTEFHEAGVPIVICTGQTLENVKGFAIQGLGSEIVHSGNLSIVYEAGTGVFTPGHGADTKQLLYEDLEEEIRTVFDDVRSRVLPEAPEELRRGCHLQGNEFNVTMKPNYETGSADAREIIDEALVYLIDLLADAVGGILANGEPEHEGDRTVDDETITDWTRAFYAAQDPEIRAVLESEGSYPDLAADAVPDTLTAILERIDVAYYEADAAEIGSLELNKVVGVERALDVLGVDDPFALVMGDSKSDLRVMQWVAANDAGIAAAPEHASQDTLEHVLETDELVFDRGKSVDVLRTVYALNRLARLS, from the coding sequence ATGGAGCGATACGATCTCGTCTACCAGCTCTACGACGAGTACGACACGAAGACGCTACGAGAGTTCCAGGAGTTCGTTGACGTCTTCCCGGCCGTCGACTCCCGGGTCGCCCTCGAGCACTGGCAGGGAGCGACCGAAGAACTCGAGGAACGCAAAGACGAGATCCGGTCGTCGTTTGCGGCCGGCGAGACGTTCGCAGAGATCGCCGCCCGAGCGACCCGCGATCAGGCGTTTACCGCGCTCGACCTCGAGGCGAAGTACGGGCGGGCGGTCAACGTCCTCGTCCTCGACGTCGACGAGACGCTGCGCTCTGCGGGTGGGACCGACAACGAGATCCCCCGTGAGACGCTGCATCTCCTGACCGAGTTCCACGAGGCTGGTGTCCCGATCGTCATCTGTACGGGCCAGACCTTAGAGAACGTCAAGGGATTCGCGATCCAGGGACTGGGCAGCGAGATCGTTCACTCGGGGAACCTCTCGATCGTCTACGAGGCGGGGACCGGCGTGTTCACGCCGGGCCACGGCGCGGACACGAAGCAGTTGCTCTACGAGGACTTAGAGGAGGAGATCCGCACCGTCTTCGACGACGTGCGCTCGCGCGTGCTCCCGGAGGCACCCGAGGAGCTTCGGCGCGGCTGTCACCTGCAGGGCAACGAGTTCAACGTCACGATGAAGCCCAACTACGAGACCGGCTCCGCGGACGCCCGCGAGATCATCGACGAGGCGCTGGTCTATCTCATCGACCTGCTCGCTGACGCCGTCGGCGGGATCCTCGCGAACGGCGAACCCGAACACGAGGGCGACCGCACGGTCGACGACGAGACAATCACCGACTGGACCCGCGCCTTCTACGCCGCACAGGACCCCGAGATCAGGGCAGTCCTCGAGAGCGAGGGGTCCTACCCCGACCTCGCGGCCGACGCAGTGCCCGACACACTCACCGCGATCCTCGAGCGGATCGACGTCGCCTACTACGAGGCCGACGCGGCCGAAATCGGCAGCCTCGAGCTGAACAAGGTGGTCGGCGTCGAGCGCGCGCTGGACGTCCTCGGGGTCGACGACCCGTTCGCGCTCGTGATGGGCGACTCGAAGAGCGACCTCCGCGTGATGCAGTGGGTCGCCGCAAACGACGCCGGCATCGCAGCCGCCCCGGAACACGCTTCGCAGGACACCTTAGAGCACGTCCTCGAAACGGACGAACTCGTCTTCGATCGCGGGAAAAGCGTCGACGTGCTCCGGACGGTGTACGCGCTCAATCGGCTGGCCCGACTCAGCTAA
- a CDS encoding helix-turn-helix domain-containing protein, translated as MTTIAELSLSTAEFALAQTVEHRPALELRVESVVAEGPTRTAPLVWFSNVDSGALEPTLESDPTVAEYRQLLERTADGDLFYRLEYAETAESVCRCVYSHDGTVLDAHVRDEQWTLRLLFPHREELAAAVTAIEDHGVSIDIRRMVEAGQDEQFETTAALTEPQQEAIAEAYRQGYYDVPREISLEELANELDISHQALSERLRRANRVLAGERIDESASEIATPD; from the coding sequence ATGACGACGATCGCAGAACTCTCGCTTTCGACGGCGGAGTTTGCACTCGCACAGACCGTCGAACACCGACCGGCCCTCGAGCTTCGCGTCGAAAGCGTCGTCGCGGAGGGACCGACCCGGACCGCCCCGCTCGTCTGGTTCTCGAACGTCGACTCCGGGGCGCTCGAGCCGACCCTCGAGTCGGACCCGACCGTCGCCGAGTATCGGCAGCTGCTCGAGCGCACCGCCGACGGCGATCTGTTCTACCGGCTCGAGTACGCCGAGACCGCCGAGTCGGTCTGTCGGTGTGTCTACAGCCACGACGGAACGGTCCTCGACGCACACGTCCGCGACGAGCAGTGGACGCTCCGGCTGCTCTTTCCCCATCGCGAGGAGTTGGCAGCGGCCGTCACAGCGATCGAAGACCACGGCGTCAGCATCGACATCAGGCGCATGGTCGAAGCCGGGCAGGACGAGCAGTTCGAGACGACAGCGGCGCTGACCGAACCCCAACAGGAAGCGATCGCCGAAGCCTACCGCCAGGGGTACTACGACGTGCCACGCGAAATCTCGCTCGAGGAGCTCGCGAACGAACTCGACATCTCCCATCAGGCGCTCTCCGAGCGGCTTCGGCGGGCGAACCGCGTCCTCGCGGGCGAACGGATAGACGAGTCGGCAAGCGAGATAGCGACCCCGGACTGA
- a CDS encoding dihydrodipicolinate synthase family protein has product MSHHDPGAADPLSLHGVVPPTVTAFDADESVDYEGTAAHARFVVDRGAHGVFPLGTNGEFPLLSGTERDRVVEAVVDEIGGEVPVIAGVGAPSTYRTVAHAEHAESVDADGIVVVTPYYYPLDHEGAIEHYRRVAEAVSVPVYIYHIPSKTGNELSLETLSALAEIDTIAGVKDSSKDVPWLAQAIDANPDLTFLAGSDSLVFTGLEVGCSGAVSAVANVFPELVVDCYEAYDAGDEDRARELQSTIFQVRNALKTGGAYMSGVKTALRMRDFDAGPLRSPLRLKDDGSAQEMREQLEELDLAGL; this is encoded by the coding sequence ATGTCACACCACGATCCCGGCGCTGCCGATCCGCTGTCGCTGCACGGCGTCGTGCCACCGACCGTCACCGCGTTCGACGCCGACGAATCCGTCGACTACGAGGGGACGGCCGCCCACGCCCGGTTCGTCGTCGACCGCGGCGCTCACGGGGTCTTCCCGCTGGGGACCAACGGCGAATTCCCGCTGCTGTCGGGCACGGAACGCGACCGAGTCGTCGAGGCCGTCGTCGACGAAATCGGCGGCGAGGTGCCGGTCATCGCCGGCGTCGGCGCACCGAGTACCTATCGGACCGTCGCCCACGCCGAACACGCCGAATCCGTCGACGCGGACGGGATCGTCGTCGTCACGCCCTACTACTACCCGCTGGACCACGAGGGCGCGATCGAGCACTACCGGCGGGTCGCCGAGGCCGTCTCTGTCCCGGTCTACATCTATCACATCCCGAGCAAGACCGGCAACGAACTGTCCCTCGAGACACTGTCCGCCCTCGCAGAGATCGACACCATCGCCGGCGTCAAAGACTCGAGCAAGGACGTGCCGTGGCTCGCCCAGGCGATCGATGCCAATCCCGACCTGACCTTCCTCGCTGGGTCGGACTCGCTGGTCTTCACCGGACTCGAGGTGGGCTGTTCGGGCGCGGTCAGTGCCGTCGCGAACGTCTTCCCGGAGCTCGTCGTCGACTGCTACGAGGCCTACGATGCGGGCGACGAGGACCGCGCACGCGAACTCCAGAGTACGATCTTCCAGGTACGAAACGCGCTCAAGACCGGCGGCGCGTACATGTCTGGCGTCAAAACGGCGCTTCGCATGCGCGACTTCGACGCCGGCCCGTTGCGGAGTCCGCTGCGGCTGAAAGACGACGGGTCCGCGCAGGAAATGCGCGAGCAACTCGAGGAACTGGACCTCGCTGGGCTCTAA